A part of Bacillus thuringiensis genomic DNA contains:
- a CDS encoding zinc-binding alcohol dehydrogenase family protein, which produces MKAIGLHEYLPIEEENSLIDIEVERPVATGRDLLVKINAISVNPVDTKVRSPKDKKEDVAKILGWDASGVVVQTGEGCTLFKEGDEVFYAGSITRQGTYSEYHLVDERIVGKKPKTLSDAESAAIPLTAITAWEGLFERLGIDYNKKDTNSFKNILIIGGAGGVGSIAIQLAKWAGLNVITTASRTGTIHWVEKFGADYIINHHQPLQDQIVEFGLKDVDYIFCLNNTDQHWQAICDLIKPQGKICSIVENEHPLEMGILKSKSATLVWEFMFTKAMYETGDMITQHELLNKVSELLDEGILKTTLNETFTPINAENVKKAHALLESGSTIGKIVLEKF; this is translated from the coding sequence ATGAAAGCAATTGGTTTACATGAATACTTACCTATTGAAGAAGAAAACAGTTTAATTGATATTGAAGTTGAAAGACCTGTTGCTACAGGAAGAGATTTACTTGTTAAAATTAACGCTATTTCCGTTAATCCAGTTGATACAAAAGTCCGATCTCCGAAAGATAAAAAAGAAGATGTAGCGAAAATACTTGGCTGGGATGCTAGTGGTGTTGTCGTGCAAACTGGCGAAGGTTGTACGTTATTTAAAGAAGGCGACGAAGTGTTTTACGCTGGAAGCATTACGAGACAAGGTACATATAGTGAATACCACCTAGTTGACGAAAGAATCGTCGGCAAGAAACCAAAAACGTTAAGTGATGCTGAATCTGCAGCAATTCCTTTAACAGCTATCACAGCTTGGGAAGGTTTATTCGAGCGCTTAGGCATTGATTATAATAAAAAAGATACAAACTCATTTAAAAACATTTTAATTATCGGCGGAGCTGGTGGTGTAGGTTCAATTGCCATTCAACTTGCAAAATGGGCTGGACTGAATGTAATCACAACTGCATCCCGCACCGGAACGATACACTGGGTTGAAAAATTTGGTGCCGATTATATTATTAACCATCACCAACCTTTACAAGATCAAATCGTAGAGTTTGGTCTAAAGGATGTAGATTATATTTTCTGCTTAAACAACACAGATCAACATTGGCAAGCAATATGTGACCTCATTAAGCCACAAGGTAAAATTTGCTCTATCGTAGAAAATGAACACCCTCTTGAGATGGGTATTTTAAAAAGTAAAAGTGCTACACTCGTTTGGGAATTTATGTTCACAAAAGCGATGTATGAAACTGGTGATATGATTACACAACACGAACTATTAAATAAAGTAAGTGAACTACTAGATGAAGGCATTTTAAAAACTACTTTAAATGAGACATTCACACCAATTAACGCTGAAAACGTAAAGAAAGCTCATGCCCTGCTTGAAAGCGGAAGTACCATTGGGAAAATCGTTTTAGAAAAGTTTTAA
- a CDS encoding HAAS signaling domain-containing protein produces the protein MTKDKFLQQLNVSLKRLSDKEREDILKDYEEHFTFGLEEGKSEEEIAASLGFPSQIAKELLADYHIEKVTTSATTGNVFRAIWAVIGLGFFNLLIVLGPAITLAALIFSGWVLGISFLGTPLLVLVDTIIHPNTFLLFNLFVSLALCGLGYFIVIAMLFLTKLAKNGFVRYLKFNIALVKGGLKHDK, from the coding sequence ATGACGAAAGATAAATTTTTACAACAATTAAATGTATCTCTAAAAAGGTTATCTGATAAAGAGCGTGAAGACATTTTAAAAGATTATGAAGAACATTTTACTTTCGGATTAGAGGAAGGGAAAAGCGAAGAAGAAATTGCAGCCTCATTAGGTTTTCCATCTCAAATCGCCAAAGAATTATTAGCAGATTATCATATTGAGAAAGTAACAACAAGTGCGACAACAGGAAATGTTTTCCGGGCAATTTGGGCAGTAATTGGATTAGGTTTTTTCAATTTGTTAATCGTGCTTGGACCTGCAATTACATTAGCGGCATTGATTTTTTCAGGATGGGTTCTAGGTATTTCATTTTTAGGCACACCATTACTTGTTTTAGTTGATACTATTATACATCCAAATACATTCTTGTTATTTAATCTTTTCGTTTCTTTAGCACTTTGTGGACTTGGATATTTCATTGTTATTGCTATGTTATTTTTAACGAAGCTAGCAAAGAATGGATTTGTTCGTTATTTAAAGTTCAATATAGCATTAGTAAAAGGTGGTTTGAAGCATGATAAATAA
- the aiiA gene encoding quorum-quenching N-acyl homoserine lactonase AiiA yields the protein MTVKKLYFIPAGRCMLDHSSVNSTLTPGNLLNLPVWCYLLETEEGPILVDTGMPESAVNNENLFDGTFVEGQILPKMTEEDRIVNILKRVGYEPEDLLYIISSHLHFDHAGGNGAFTNTPIIVQRDEYETAQHSEEYMKECILPNLNYKIIEGDYEVVPGVQLLHTPGHTPGHQSLLIKTEKSGSVLLTIDASYTKENFEDEVPFAGFNPELALSSIKRLKEVVMKEKSIVFFGHDIEQEKGCKVFPEYI from the coding sequence ATGACGGTAAAGAAGCTTTATTTCATCCCAGCAGGTCGTTGTATGTTAGATCATTCTTCTGTTAATAGTACGCTCACACCGGGGAATTTATTAAACTTACCAGTATGGTGTTATTTATTGGAGACAGAAGAAGGGCCAATTTTAGTAGATACAGGTATGCCAGAAAGTGCGGTTAATAATGAAAATTTATTTGACGGTACATTTGTTGAAGGGCAGATTTTACCGAAAATGACTGAAGAAGATAGAATCGTGAATATTTTAAAACGCGTTGGTTATGAGCCGGAAGACCTTCTTTATATTATTAGCTCTCACTTGCATTTTGATCATGCAGGTGGAAATGGTGCTTTTACAAATACACCGATTATTGTACAGCGTGATGAATATGAGACGGCACAACATAGTGAAGAATATATGAAAGAATGTATATTGCCGAATTTAAACTACAAGATTATTGAAGGCGATTATGAAGTCGTACCAGGAGTTCAATTATTGCATACACCGGGCCATACTCCAGGGCACCAGTCGCTATTAATTAAGACAGAAAAATCCGGCTCTGTATTATTAACAATTGATGCATCGTATACGAAAGAAAATTTTGAAGATGAAGTGCCATTTGCCGGATTCAATCCAGAATTAGCTTTATCTTCAATTAAACGTTTGAAAGAAGTTGTGATGAAAGAGAAGTCGATTGTTTTCTTTGGGCATGATATAGAACAGGAAAAGGGATGTAAAGTGTTCCCGGAATATATATAG
- a CDS encoding DUF4097 family beta strand repeat-containing protein, which translates to MINKKSLSIIAGIIFIIGIIGSLFTYRSIAAVPISEEKVINNNNVSSVIIDTNNVRVNINPTTDSNMKVKLDGEVNPNVKRTLATDEKDSTLLISYKEKQQSWFNFNISEVLAPLTLNVYLPEKQYDSLKVSNNNGYVSAKKINATHFNINTSNGRVELREINSPKIIAEANNGIIDFQDILAQNIHVKSNNGRIMLDHVEGEIEGQTKNGSLTLKTNELDRNLNFTTHNGKINIETEKEPTNVQFNVSVDNGSANILNKYNGNTVIGKGENIIKLNTHNGNITVKNQ; encoded by the coding sequence ATGATAAATAAAAAGAGTCTTTCAATCATTGCAGGTATTATTTTTATTATTGGCATTATCGGAAGTTTATTCACATATCGTTCAATTGCTGCAGTACCAATTTCAGAAGAAAAGGTCATTAACAATAATAATGTGTCAAGCGTCATTATCGATACGAATAACGTTCGTGTTAACATCAATCCTACGACAGATAGTAACATGAAAGTGAAATTAGATGGCGAAGTTAATCCTAACGTAAAAAGAACATTAGCAACGGATGAGAAAGATTCAACGCTTCTTATTTCTTACAAAGAAAAGCAACAGAGCTGGTTCAACTTTAATATTTCTGAAGTATTGGCGCCATTAACATTAAATGTGTATCTACCCGAAAAACAATATGATTCATTAAAAGTTTCCAATAATAATGGCTACGTTTCTGCTAAAAAAATAAACGCAACACATTTTAATATCAATACAAGCAATGGACGTGTTGAATTAAGAGAAATCAATTCGCCAAAAATTATCGCAGAAGCAAACAATGGAATTATAGATTTCCAGGATATATTGGCACAAAATATTCATGTGAAATCGAACAACGGACGAATAATGCTAGACCATGTTGAAGGTGAAATAGAGGGGCAAACTAAAAATGGAAGTCTTACTCTGAAAACGAATGAACTGGATCGAAATCTCAATTTTACGACTCACAATGGAAAAATTAATATTGAAACCGAAAAAGAACCAACCAATGTTCAATTTAATGTTTCTGTCGATAACGGCAGCGCGAATATCCTGAATAAATATAACGGGAATACGGTTATTGGAAAGGGAGAAAATATAATTAAATTAAACACACATAACGGAAATATTACAGTGAAAAACCAATAG
- a CDS encoding PadR family transcriptional regulator, with protein sequence MNVQFKKGVLELCVLVLLDKQDRYGYELVRSISNQIEISEGSVYPLLRRLTKEEYFTTYLQESSEGPSRKYYTLTDKGRTYLHQLLEEWNEFSQGVNQLIKEGVRNDER encoded by the coding sequence TTGAATGTACAATTTAAAAAAGGAGTTTTAGAACTTTGTGTTCTTGTCTTACTTGATAAGCAAGACCGTTATGGATATGAATTAGTTCGAAGTATATCCAATCAAATTGAAATATCAGAAGGATCTGTTTATCCGCTACTTCGTAGATTAACTAAAGAAGAGTATTTTACAACTTATTTACAGGAGTCTTCAGAAGGGCCTTCAAGGAAGTATTATACACTGACGGATAAAGGTAGAACGTATTTGCACCAACTTTTGGAGGAATGGAATGAGTTCTCACAAGGTGTCAATCAATTAATTAAAGAAGGTGTACGTAATGACGAAAGATAA